A part of Pristiophorus japonicus isolate sPriJap1 chromosome 15, sPriJap1.hap1, whole genome shotgun sequence genomic DNA contains:
- the cav2 gene encoding caveolin-2: MGKETDTIERGVKFEDDDFFKPTELLPRREESPPGEKEHHQRDPRGLNTHVKVSFEDVIAEPAATQTFDGVWICSHASFEISKFVLYKVLTLFLAIPLAFIIGILFAIISYIHIWFLMPIVKTFMMSLPSFQIIWRSIMDMFISPLCQSIGRSFSAVNFRFTRV, from the exons ATGGGAAAGGAAACAGATACCATTGAACGCGGGGTAAAGTTTGAAGATGACGATTTTTTTAAACCCACCGAGTTGCTCCCTCGCCGCGAAGAATCTCCGCCGGGTGAGAAAGAGCACCACCAGCGAGACCCGAGAGGACTGAACACTCACGTCAAG GTTTCTTTCGAAGATGTGATCGCAGAACCTGCTGCGACGCAAACTTTCGACGGAGTTTGGATTTGCAGCCACGCGTCGTTTGAGATCAGTAAATTCGTGCTGTACAAAGTGCTGACTCTTTTCCTCGCAATCCCCCTGGCCTTCATCATAGGGATTCTCTTTGCAATAATAAGTTACATCCACATTTG GTTTCTTATGCCCATTGTGAAGACCTTTATGATGAGCCTGCCCTCCTTTCAGATCATCTGGAGAAGtattatggacatgtttatttctcCTCTGTGTCAGAGTATAGGACGCTCCTTCTCTGCAGTCAATTTCCGCTTCACTCGAGTTTGA